The Diorhabda sublineata isolate icDioSubl1.1 chromosome 9, icDioSubl1.1, whole genome shotgun sequence nucleotide sequence AACAAACAACTGCTTATCTACTTATCATAATTATGTCAAAAGTCATAGGCATATACATCAGTATTGCCAACagtaactaaaaaaatagctacCATAGACATAAGCTTTGTTCGCGGTAGATAATTTGGACACATTCCTAATGtattctgatattttttggaCGTGTCAAACGCGCATGTTTTGTTCAGAATATGTTCACAGTATACATTTCCTCCACGAACGATATATGAATATCTAAAATTGTAAGTATAAAGTCAACTACCACGAAATACAATTACGTAGAACCTCATAGGTTAGAGGTTATTTCGTGGTAAATATCATAAAAAGGATCAATACGGAATTTTGAATCCTGAACATGCTTTATTAACACCGCGAACGCACAATTTCGATCTGCGCATGAATCTGGTGACAGAACATGTTCAGGATATCTAACGCGAACAAAGCTGAAGAATTATGCCACAATAATTAACGGAAGTATCGCTGTTCTCATGTCCGCGGTGAGCCAATTCAAATATGACTCTATCCTATAAAGAAGTTATTCAATGATCTAGGATTCTAGAATAATACTGTATTCTATATTTGATTTTAGAGTCTAGTAAAGCTTCATCACTGTGTTCAAATTGTGATTGTGTGGATATTTTTCTTGGTAGGTTTCTATAGATTATAACATAGTCTATAGTATAGTCTTGCACATAATGGCTATTATATgcttattataaattatactaTTACGAGCTATTGGGTTGTTTGGCCGTCGTCGTTTGTCTTTGATTCTTGACATTTTACCCAAGGTTACTAAAATAACTGAAGGTTTATGACAATGACAAGATGCGCAGTAAACAAGTGACGTCACCGGTTCTTCACAGCCGTGAGTCTCAATAAATTCGttagtttgaaatatattcgtttGTAGAGACAGATCAGCAAGAGATAACACACTCATAACTCGAACATAATGTTGGTGAGGTTctgtttgacaaaaaaatataaacaaaacaaaaatgtaaacataatgACGTAGCTGGTGTTCTAGCAGCTGATcgtttgttttcaaaaacatGCGCATGTCACTaaccttctattattctagtaaccttggTTTTACCAACTCACAAGGTTGGCATCTTCAGAAGCTGTGATCAGTTTTACTACAAGGGAACTACTGTTTACAACTGTGTTTACAACACATATATTGGATGATGACTGTGAAAGCTTtgacaattatttcaaaaccgGTACTTTCTCTTTGAAATAGACACTATAATAATGTCAAACATCCATTATGCTgcatatttcatataatttcattgcaatccattaaaaattaaacgatttgtatacaaataaaagtttatttatgtagtgttttattagaaaagtttgtCAAGTAATGGGCCCAATAATCCACATCCCGATTTAGGCAAACCGCAGGGATTGAGGCCTAGTCCGCACCCATTCAGTCCGAGTCCGCCTCCACATCCGCATCCCCCTCCGCATCCGCCTCCGCAAAACTTTGCGCAAAGTTTGTCCTTTAATTTAGCTAAAAGTCCAAGTTTGGTAAGTAATGGTGTCAATTGAATGTTGATTGGGGGTAGCCCACATGGGTCCAAAAGAGTAGCACAGGGATCTCCACATGGTAAACAatgctgaaaataaaaatttctcattattattaccaaaaaaaccgtaaataacaaatatcaaaaatatttagaaaatacttGAAGATAAAAAGGTCAAAaggtaaaaaatattcatattttttgtgaaataaaatagttcCTGCTAAAAGAAACGTTGTTTGCTTTAAGTAGGTCGGTACCTGATGCTCTTCGTTacttaaatgaaatttttaaagaaatatgaaTTGAAAGAAGAGTAGCAACAGTGAGACCATTCTGATGCCCCAATCTATCGCctttatactaattttttctGGACAAATAAATTGTGTAcaagagaaaatctgatactgTACATGCTATTTTCTGCTACCAACACACCAATACTCATAATTATACTTTGTGACGCACATTTCcttaaccaagttatcatcttcataGACCTAGAGGCTCAGTAAACCTCCGAAACCAGAAACAGAAGTAAGGTTTACCCGTGATTTTTGCAGAAGAAGAAGAGATACAGTATTATGGTAGTAATATCCCAAAACTTTTCAAATCGaatcaaaactataataaaatagaatggCCTTTATTCGTTGATTCTTCGAAATGCAGtctaaaaactgttttattctACGGGAATGAGAAAACATCTATACCAACAGGAATGGACTATTCGGAAAGAGATTGATTCCAAATATTACAGAGATGAAACTGAAAGATCcttgaagtaataaaatattcacaatttgaaaaaacagcGATGAAAAATCGGCTTGGGTGtctttcaaaaagtttttgtgaaacaaaaaattggagATTAGGGAGTTGTTATGACTGACTGAAATTTTAACAGTCAATGAAGATTCATTTTTTGCTTccacatttgaatttttttgcacaTAACCATAATTTGAGTTTCAACAAGACTTCAAAATGTGTGAAGAAAGTCGTCAGAGGTTTCAGGGTGAAAATATATTACACTTGGTCTAAGGTAAGAGAAATTGAtacgaaaaaataaagaaagaaggTAGATATTTCGCAttttaaactattttgtttgaatataaaaatcgGTTAATTTCGGCTAATCAATTTTAAACGTCAATATGTTGGGTAAATGTTTGATTCATTTCTATGaacttttctatttctatataattttgaaacatcaAAACTTCAAACTATTAAAATGATGGAATATTTCGCACTAAAAtataactttcaaaataaaaagtttaatttatatttaatggTGTTATGGTACCCAAAAGTAATCGAATCATGAAGATACAAGATGGTCAAACTAAAGTACCATAAATCAATGTAATATGCTAGGATACATTTATTGTTAATACCTTCACGTAAATTGCTTCACCTGGTAAACGAATGGACAATAATATATACGAATTATcgttagaaataataaatacatttacaACCACCAAGAATAGGTAGGCATCGTCGGTCCTGGTTGCCAAGTTAATCTCTTGGTATTTCCCTTCTACTCCAGGTTAAATCCTagggttttaaataaaaacttgtacACTAGATGTCTATTCCTCATTTGTTATGGCTcctaaattaaacaatttacgCAAGATACTCCATTTAGAAAAGTATATTGAAGTTGTAGAAGACTTTGTTTTACAATGAAGAACTGTGAGGACCATGAAACTCCACTTCCTCCATAATCACCTGGACAGGTTTCCGGAATAATTGGAGATATTAGCGAAGAGCAGGGATAGCTTATGAGTCAGGACTTACGCCTTACGAAAAAGCGATACCAAGGGGGTTTCTGGGATACGAATATGATGTATGACTATTGCTGGTCGCCGATACATCAATTTCCTAAgtctaattctaattttttcttagtaaatACATGTTCTTATCTATTTTATACCTACAGTACAGATGTAAACTCAAgttcttaaaataattaataaatagttCTAACCAACgatgaaaaatatgatgatgatgatttttcCTTGCATGTAAgtagagaaaaatattgaaaaagctTTTAGTTTTAGTTAAGTAATATACTTACGGCTGATACAGCAAGAAGCAAGACTAAGACAACCaaggaatattttaaatatgcCATTTCACCTTTCTTAGATTGGAATGCAGAATTACATGACGAAATTgttacttttatatatttcgtaATCGTTGATCATTCTTAATCAAACGTGaatatgtttattaaataaatatttgaacttGATAccgtttgttttgaaaaaaagcaCGATGACATTAAAATCAACTATCGACAACAATATCCGCATTGAccaatattatattgtttttttttattctatgatAACGTAacgaaaaaaacaaagaaactggAAAATGTTGATGTAATTGAATTACTATTACGTGATTGGAAATGGGCTTTCTTGATAAAGATATTGACAATTATATATCTTGGGGAATTTGTATATGTTGGTGACATTCATACTGAATTACACTATTCATACACTACCACTAAACCAACAATCACACTCTGTCTAACGTGCGTTTCGAACACGATGTAACCGTCTTCAGAGCTGTATTCTCGTTTGCATCTGGGCATCTTCAGAAGTCAAAATCCGTCAGAGAAGCAAGCAACTTCTGGAGATACCAGACGCACAAGTTGGCGAAATTTCAGGTAGTAATAgttttttgacagtttcatttctCTCTTGATTTCAGTAAGTAGATGATTGCGATTGAATTATAGCACGAATTGAAATTACATTCTACTCAGCTCAATGTcaactatattttcaaaaaatcgttGACTTTAAGCGGCAAAATGTGTCATCATATAATTCTAGAGATTCATCCAAAGCCGACAACTTTATGGTCTCGTTTTCTAAAACGACACCTATACCGAGACCAAGTACGAGATATGATCAAAATGtgtgaattaatttttatctgcATCTACAAAAATGTGACTTTTCACAGTTACATTGGttatattattagttttcacatgtcatctgtcaaaatttttcaaatatttgtcagatggaataattttgatattcatatagAAAAAACTGTTATCGTTGTTGGgttaatatggaaaaaaaaatcgagaaaacaTTCTTTTTCGTACTAAAAGAGTTTAAGATATAAACTTCTTTCTTGGATGGccagaataaattcaaaaaaaaaattttctaaatgatctttttttatattgcGTTTACATCTGTCTGACGCCAGTCTGGATCAGCGTTACCAACCTAACCTCTCAAAATTCCCtttctagagcgcgaaattcgaattaaaatataaaaatgcttacaaAGAAACGAAAGAAAAGTAGGACCATATGAACAAGTAAATGcttattttaatttacaaaagaaTTGTTCTCACCCCAGCAAATGAAAACAATCGATATATTTATGCACTTTTCTCTACGAAGCGACGTGGGGTTTTAGAATGTACCATTTTCTCCCCTTTGACCCCTCATATCTCGAGAACCACtgaagatatcaaaaaaaattgcttcTGGCCACCCCTGAGACTTAACCCTTTCCAACGATACCCCCACTTGACTTTCTAATGTCAATAGTCTAGGAGGAGTTAGCTGAGACGAAAAAACCTtaatgtattaaatataaagattggtagaatattattattattgatgaaTTAATTTCATGTCGATAGAGTGTTCATTCAAAGTGTAAAACATTTTcgtgaaattgaaatttacttgaaaaaagttcaaattgagCTTTGTTCTAatctattttttgcatattatttattatatattataacataCTTCGATTACAAGAAACTTCAGAAAATTGGATTTGAATTAGTTagtgtttagttttatttcattaaaaaccaaaaattgatatttgttcaGAAAATTTTTCCGATAAAATGTTGATGGACTTTTGTtctattcactatttttttctaaaattaattcaaattgttCTCTTTTTATATTACTAATACATTGACAACATTCCcatacaataaatttatttttttatttcaaaatgtataaattgttacaataaGTAACTTTTCCTTAAAGTAACTATTTTTCCAGACTATCATTAAAGTAGTATAGCCAATGAATGAAAActtacatacaaaaatattggaatacaaaatattttcacataactCAACATTAACCAagaaaatagatttggaaaatgtgTATTTATTAATTAGATATTGAATTTGTAATTATATGTACATAGAAATCTGTAATACGTAGAAAAGTACGTATAACatttaacaattaaataatcCAGTCTTCAATTCTTCATTTTTACtttccataataaataattcagttCTTTATTATTACTCTCCATAATCtactttgaggttataaaaattattattttagttaagtAATAAACGTATATGAAGATATTACACATTTTACTTACTTCAGTGATTTACCTatcaacacaaaatatatttacacgTAAATATTAACGCAAATTGTTTGatgattaagaaaaaaatcaagtacaAAGTTTCTACCTGTGGTGTTTGACATTTGACGAGCGTTGACCGCGCAGAAGACGTTACGTTCTAGAGCATGCGCAAAGCGAGCAAGGAGGAACGGACACGTTTGACATTTATCCACTCGTCATTTTAGAATTACCCCCTTAACAATGAAATTGGGAAACACTTTGTATAGAGTGTCTTGTCTTGTTAATATTTGGTGGTCTAAATGGTAAATCTTCACAAGTTTAATTTACTGAGTAATACATTTGAATTCGATCGAATATTTTCGTGGTTAAATTTACTCGAGGTAACATCAACATTTCTAATCTAAGATATATGTACGTACGTACCacgttttgatttaaataagAAACATGAACTACAaactaatttttgtataattatatatatatatatatataaaaaatatataatattataaggCACCCATTTTGATAtactaataaatattacattttaatttatctatgaaaaagtttatttcttTCCTATGTTTTGTTGTCTTTCTTTCGTCTTGTATTTACCAGAGTTATTTTCTAATTCTGCAATGAATTGGTAAATAGTCTGCAGACTTTCTGTCGACACTTCACTTACATTACCAGTTTCATTTTTAAGAGATTTATCGTTGGTTATATATTCCAATAAATCCGTAGAATCATTGGAAGAATCGACGAAGCTATCGCTCAttaacatattttggaaaattttcgaagcGTTATTGATAACTTCTGAAGAACATCCGTTGGGCACATTTTCATGTTTGTATCCATTTTTGACACATTCTGttctatattcattatttttgataaagcCTCTCTTTGTGTTATTATTAAGAGGTACtatctcattttttttgtcCCTAACTTCTTTTTGAACTGCAGATTTCGTTAGTGGTTTTGAATTTTTGGCTTTTCTATCTACGGATTCCACCACAATTTTGAGTGGTTTTTTCGGACATTTTCCTTGTTGCGGTGCAAATTTAATAGttgattgtaatttatttaattgttgttgaagttcttcgtttttcttttctaacaactttcttttttgaatttcagattgtattttcaaatttaaatctgAAATAATGGTTGCGCCGACTTCTCGCTTCGAAACGGTCTCCAATGTTTTCGATTTCCTTGGTACCATATCCAATTGTATACCATTCATTTGTCTGCAGTTCATTTTGATTGGAGCGGATTTTGTTTTATGAACTGGAGTTGAAACAGACAATTTCGAAATAGTAGAAGCACTAGGAGTTAAACTTAACGATGAACTACACCACTGAAATTCTGGTTGATATCCAAATTCTTGTTTTTCTTCCAACACCtgtcgaattttttcaattgtcttaatatttatttgatcgTTTTGACGCAAATCGAAAATTTCTAGCGATTTGCTGCAACGAACAATGTCGATAATTTTGATAGCTAAATCTTCGGTTATTCCACAGCGTTGTAGATCTAAAGCTTTGATCCATAAGTCATCCTCTAGTTCATCCAAAATGTACTGACAACCTTTATCTCCAAAATCATCATTGCAATTAATAGTTATTCGCTTAATTcctttcatattatttttttgtgggTTCTCATATCTCAGTGAATTGTGCCAACTTTCACAATATCTGTTGATTTGTTGGTACTTAATAAATTTCGACAAATATTCACCACTTTTTGAACATAAATTGCATCCGGAAAGATTAATAACTTCAATATTAGGTATATATCGTAAATATTGACACACCATGTCACATCCGGAATCTCTAAGAGCGCAATTAGCAAATGAAAGATGTCTCAccgatttatttttctttaaagctTGCATTAGAGGCTCCAAATATTGTGGGAGCATCGGTAGACCGTCCAGTTCTAAAAATGTAAGAACGTCCGTTCGTTTTATTGAAGATGAAATTGATTTAACAAGTTGGCTTAATACAAACGCAGTATACAGCGACCCGTATCGTCTTTTCATGTTTTTTGCCTTTTCCTCAGTCTCAATATCATGTAAAACGGGACAATTACTTAACCTACTTTTGATGCAGATAGCATGAAGACTTGTATCAGTACGGAGGGCGTTCACTATTGGAATCCATTCATCTATCTTCAAGCGATCCCCATTAAATTCGAGTATAGTTCGACATTTAGGCTTTGACAGTTTTATGACTCTTGCAGGTATGCAATTCATACGGCGACATAATTCGGGGTACCACacataaaatatgtttattggtTTTGGGTGCAACTTAAGGGATAACTGAGATGAATCCATGTATACTGTCGATAGTTTTTGTTATCTAATTTAAAAACTACATTGGTTGGTATACTGTAAAATATCACTATAAATAAAGACATTCCATAGAATTATAATTAACTAGGAACAAAAATGTCAAGACAAAGTGTCAGTTCTGATTAAGTTgtttataaattaacaaaagagTACATATCTAAGAGACAATTTGAACTAAAATCCCATTTTTCACATTATAACTATTTATAATGATGTTGCTTCAATTAATTAGGGGGTCAATTGACTCTTACTCGTAAAAgtaaattgtatgaaatttttctaCCGCATAAAGTGAACAGTGAACGGGTCaagatttattacaaatattttccatttcaataCGTTcgctatatttattttcttatacaaaaaacaatttaaaactattttttagaGAGCAAGAACACCTTTTTATTCAATGTCAAGATTATATAAACTTCGATTATTGTatctattctatttttaacaatagtatttatcaacaaattcgAATATATTTCAACAACCTGTTTTGTATCTTTTACAACGATGTAGTTTGAATATATAGTATATAAGCTGACATTTAGAgattatctttttcttcttttttttttcagtcgGACTCGACGCTAACGGGTAAACGGTCATTACCTATTGAGGTACGAGCGTTCCTACTTAGGTTTTGAAATATAGCAACACTGATattaatatgtcaaatttgacattgccatcatgaaatttgacattgacatttagTGGTAATCAGAATGTCTTGTCATACGAGTGGTAttgattaaaccaacaacattatgctgatcaactcgcttcgatctgatgaagcaccatcttgaGCTACCGTGTTTCGCTAGTTTTCTGAATTCATTCGTGGTCCTACTTCACTTTAAGATGAATCTCGTGAAGGTCGTCCTCCAAAATCGACTGTtttgccagaaaacatcgatgtgaCATACCCTGAGTTTGAAGCATATTTGACAATATCGTGTCgtttggtgcaaagaaatgctgaaaaaattcaatcgcgatgCTTCCAAAAACGACTATAAGATCGTGGAAAGTGACTGCATGGTTCTTTCAAGGcgagccaaatccaataaaagttgaACGGTCAATTTTCTGTTCGCCAAAAGTGTtcgggaaaccaatcgcagaaaacgaatcattctCTACCACGACAGACCTTGTTTGGCACCTACTTattctcgcagatcaaaaatgaattgcgaggtcaacgttttcgtacacctgaagaagcggttgattcGTTCAAATCCTATCTTGATCAGAGATACAGTGCAAGTCAGTCAAGAGTCAATGTTCCCTTTCGACTTGTTATATCAAGGTGGGAGCATCCAGGTTTCATATGCAGTTATGAATCGAGGCAAATAATTCGACTCATTTTATTTGAAGCGCTTCAATGAGGCCTGGGAATTAATTATTCGAATGCGCTTTTCGTCTAAAGTGAAGGAACGTGGCTTCCAAATCGCCGATAGCTTACGCAAGCATAATTCTACAGTTGCTATATGGCAAATGCGTTATTTTGATATACCGTTAGCCTCATTCGTGATGTAACGACTACAATGTGTGTACTTGCACAGCCGGATAGCCACAGCCAATGAGAGACTTTTCCCACTATCGGCCATATTGTTCAGCCGGCAAATCAATTCAATGCgggaatttgaattttttcgtttgtgatacaaaactatgaaaaaataattcaccaTATGGTAAATTGGGCTCGGTTgaaagttatttcaataaaaacaattcttaaaTTAATgtgaattcaataattttaaatagattaaaagaCTTTTCGCCATGTAAAGAATGTAcctatattataaattttttactttaacaaggagaattagataataaataaagtgcATCGTGTGtgttttaacaatttattaataaaacaaattgtaaTTATGGAACtacttacaaatattttatagtgaTACAGCatttctgctatttttttaCACTCACGTTGAATTTTTACTGGTAGATAGATTCTCAGTTGGGACTGCAACTTTGAATgacatataaatatttgtatctcCTCTAACAATCAAGTGCTCGAGCTTTTGCACGTAGCTActtgttttaaaacaaaaaactataggATAAACTTGTAAATACCATGTTGAAGGTTAAGTTGTATTTTTTCCACCCGTTGAGTAATTTAATATCTTTTGTAGGAAACCTATGGAAACTAATATCTTCACCTCTACAATTCGTACAGTTATTTGTGCATGAAAGTACAGAATAAGAAgacatttcaatttcaaaaactactcaatgtaaataaatataaatcagtCAGCTGGTGACAGCCAATATGGCGGAAAGTGGGACTGCGCAGTAGAGGTCGTAAATTGGTCTTCGGTaagaacacaccttgtagtctttacatcaagGCCTAATACAAAGATTATATACACATGGCCCCATATATCTTTCTAACCTTAATCTGACGGTATTCCATTAccatttgat carries:
- the LOC130448799 gene encoding uncharacterized protein LOC130448799 produces the protein MAYLKYSLVVLVLLLAVSAHCLPCGDPCATLLDPCGLPPINIQLTPLLTKLGLLAKLKDKLCAKFCGGGCGGGCGCGGGLGLNGCGLGLNPCGLPKSGCGLLGPLLDKLF
- the LOC130448797 gene encoding centrosomal protein of 78 kDa-like — its product is MDSSQLSLKLHPKPINIFYVWYPELCRRMNCIPARVIKLSKPKCRTILEFNGDRLKIDEWIPIVNALRTDTSLHAICIKSRLSNCPVLHDIETEEKAKNMKRRYGSLYTAFVLSQLVKSISSSIKRTDVLTFLELDGLPMLPQYLEPLMQALKKNKSVRHLSFANCALRDSGCDMVCQYLRYIPNIEVINLSGCNLCSKSGEYLSKFIKYQQINRYCESWHNSLRYENPQKNNMKGIKRITINCNDDFGDKGCQYILDELEDDLWIKALDLQRCGITEDLAIKIIDIVRCSKSLEIFDLRQNDQINIKTIEKIRQVLEEKQEFGYQPEFQWCSSSLSLTPSASTISKLSVSTPVHKTKSAPIKMNCRQMNGIQLDMVPRKSKTLETVSKREVGATIISDLNLKIQSEIQKRKLLEKKNEELQQQLNKLQSTIKFAPQQGKCPKKPLKIVVESVDRKAKNSKPLTKSAVQKEVRDKKNEIVPLNNNTKRGFIKNNEYRTECVKNGYKHENVPNGCSSEVINNASKIFQNMLMSDSFVDSSNDSTDLLEYITNDKSLKNETGNVSEVSTESLQTIYQFIAELENNSGKYKTKERQQNIGKK